The Oxalobacteraceae bacterium OTU3CINTB1 genome includes a window with the following:
- a CDS encoding anhydro-N-acetylmuramic acid kinase: MTHYIGLMSGTSLDGVDGALADFSGAAIDTLAAAYIAFPPALRAELMALQSSGDNEIEREALAANQLAQFYAQCVTQLLDEAGRAADTVRAVAVHGQTIRHRPESGFTRQTNNPALLAELCGIDVIADFRSRDIAAGGQGAPLVPAFHQALFGKPGQARVVANIGGISNISVLDGEGGVIGFDTGPGNVLMDAWIGRHLAKEYDADGAWAASGREIPELLQELLHEPYFALPAPKSTGRDLFHLEWLDTRLAVYGDAAPEDVQSTLTKLTAVSLARAIQAYGGGADAVYVCGGGAYNGVLMSELGAALGNNVLVASTQALGVAPNRVEALAFAWLGYRFSERLAGNLPSVTGAKGERVLGALYPR, encoded by the coding sequence GCGTGGACGGAGCGCTGGCCGATTTCTCCGGCGCCGCCATCGACACGCTGGCGGCGGCCTACATCGCCTTTCCTCCGGCGCTGCGCGCCGAGCTGATGGCGCTGCAATCGTCCGGCGACAACGAGATCGAGCGCGAGGCGCTGGCCGCCAACCAGCTGGCGCAGTTCTACGCCCAGTGCGTCACGCAGCTGCTGGACGAAGCCGGCCGCGCGGCCGACACGGTGCGCGCTGTCGCGGTCCACGGCCAAACCATCCGCCACCGCCCCGAATCGGGCTTCACACGCCAGACCAACAACCCCGCCCTGCTGGCCGAGCTGTGCGGCATCGACGTCATCGCCGACTTCCGCAGCCGCGACATCGCCGCCGGCGGCCAGGGCGCGCCGCTGGTGCCGGCCTTTCACCAGGCGCTGTTCGGCAAGCCCGGCCAGGCCCGCGTGGTGGCCAACATCGGCGGCATTTCCAATATCAGCGTGCTGGACGGCGAAGGCGGCGTGATCGGCTTTGACACCGGCCCCGGCAATGTTTTGATGGATGCCTGGATAGGCCGCCACCTGGCCAAGGAATACGACGCCGACGGCGCCTGGGCCGCCAGCGGCAGGGAAATCCCCGAGTTGCTGCAGGAGTTGCTGCACGAGCCCTATTTCGCGCTGCCGGCGCCGAAAAGCACCGGCCGCGACCTGTTCCACCTGGAATGGCTCGACACCCGGCTGGCCGTCTACGGCGACGCCGCGCCGGAAGATGTGCAATCCACGCTGACCAAGCTGACGGCGGTCTCGCTGGCGCGGGCCATACAGGCCTACGGCGGCGGCGCGGACGCGGTGTATGTCTGTGGTGGCGGCGCCTACAACGGCGTGCTAATGAGCGAACTGGGCGCCGCGCTGGGCAACAATGTACTGGTGGCGTCGACGCAAGCCCTGGGCGTGGCGCCGAACCGGGTCGAAGCCCTGGCGTTCGCCTGGCTGGGCTACCGCTTCAGCGAGCGGCTTGCCGGCAATCTGCCGTCGGTGACCGGAGCCAAGGGTGAGCGGGTGCTAGGCGCGCTCTACCCCCGCTAA
- the erpA gene encoding iron-sulfur cluster insertion protein ErpA, which yields MNAVAESLVDVIPSPIIFTDSAAEKVAQLIEEEGNPDLKLRVFVQGGGCSGFQYGFTFDEIVNEDDTTMVKNGVQLLIDSMSYQYLVGAEIDYKDDLEGAQFVIKNPTATSTCGCGSSFSV from the coding sequence ATGAATGCTGTCGCCGAATCACTAGTAGATGTAATCCCGTCGCCGATCATCTTCACCGATAGCGCGGCTGAAAAGGTTGCCCAACTGATCGAGGAAGAGGGTAATCCCGACCTGAAACTGCGTGTGTTCGTGCAGGGTGGCGGCTGTTCCGGCTTCCAGTACGGCTTCACGTTCGACGAAATCGTCAACGAAGACGACACCACCATGGTCAAGAACGGCGTTCAGCTGTTGATCGACTCGATGAGCTACCAGTATCTGGTGGGCGCCGAGATCGACTACAAGGACGACTTGGAAGGCGCGCAATTCGTCATCAAGAACCCGACCGCGACGTCGACCTGCGGCTGCGGCTCCTCGTTCTCGGTATAA
- the argC gene encoding N-acetyl-gamma-glutamyl-phosphate reductase: protein MIKVGIVGGTGYTGVELLRLLAVHPDVQLTAITSRKEDGLPVADMFPSLRGRVDIAFSSPDKADLKQCDVVFFATPHGVAMAQAPELLAAGVKVIDLAADFRIKDKAVFEKWYKIEHTCPDLLEEAAYGLAELNRDAIKGARLVANPGCYPTTMQLGYYPLLKAGVIDAGSLIADCKSGVSGAGRKAEIGTLFSESSDNFKAYGVSGHRHTPETVAQLQKFAGDKVGLVFTPHLVPMIRGMHSTLYGRLTKEVSNEELQALFEEQYKDSPFVDVMPFGSHPETRSTRGANVLRLALHRPDNGNTVIVLVVQDNLVKGASGQAVQCMNLMFGLEESTGLTQIALLP from the coding sequence ATGATCAAAGTTGGCATCGTCGGCGGCACCGGTTACACCGGAGTGGAATTGCTGCGACTGTTGGCCGTCCACCCTGATGTGCAGCTGACGGCCATCACGTCGCGCAAGGAAGATGGCTTGCCGGTTGCCGATATGTTCCCTTCGCTGCGCGGGCGCGTGGACATCGCTTTCTCTTCGCCGGACAAGGCCGACCTCAAGCAGTGCGACGTGGTGTTCTTCGCCACCCCGCACGGTGTCGCCATGGCGCAGGCGCCGGAATTGCTGGCGGCTGGCGTCAAGGTCATCGACCTGGCGGCCGATTTCCGCATCAAGGACAAGGCCGTCTTTGAAAAATGGTACAAGATCGAGCACACCTGCCCGGATCTGCTGGAAGAAGCCGCCTACGGCCTGGCTGAACTGAACCGGGACGCCATCAAGGGCGCGCGCCTGGTCGCCAATCCGGGTTGCTACCCGACCACGATGCAGCTGGGCTACTACCCGCTGCTCAAGGCCGGCGTGATCGACGCCGGTTCGCTGATCGCCGACTGCAAGTCCGGCGTCTCCGGCGCCGGCCGCAAGGCCGAGATCGGCACCCTGTTCTCCGAATCGAGCGACAACTTCAAGGCCTATGGCGTGTCGGGCCACCGTCACACCCCGGAAACCGTAGCGCAACTGCAAAAGTTCGCCGGCGACAAGGTCGGCCTGGTGTTCACGCCGCATCTGGTGCCGATGATACGCGGCATGCATTCGACGCTGTACGGCCGCCTGACCAAGGAAGTCAGCAACGAGGAACTGCAAGCATTGTTCGAAGAGCAATACAAGGACTCGCCGTTCGTCGACGTCATGCCGTTCGGTTCGCATCCCGAGACCCGTTCGACGCGCGGCGCCAACGTGCTGCGCCTGGCGTTGCATCGTCCTGACAACGGCAACACGGTCATCGTGCTGGTGGTGCAGGACAACCTGGTCAAGGGCGCGTCCGGCCAGGCCGTGCAGTGTATGAACCTGATGTTCGGCCTGGAAGAATCGACCGGCCTGACGCAGATCGCGTTGCTGCCGTAA
- the rpsI gene encoding 30S ribosomal protein S9, whose protein sequence is MIGNYNYGTGRRKSAVARVFIKVGTGQIIVNGKPAAEYFSRETGLMVIRQPLELTGNVERFDIKVNVHGGGESGQAGAVRHGITRALIDYDAALKGDLARAGFVTRDAREVERKKVGLRKARRAKQFSKR, encoded by the coding sequence ATGATCGGTAACTACAATTACGGCACCGGCCGTCGCAAGAGTGCAGTAGCTCGTGTGTTTATCAAAGTTGGCACTGGCCAAATCATCGTTAACGGCAAGCCAGCGGCTGAGTACTTCTCCCGCGAAACCGGCCTGATGGTTATTCGTCAACCACTGGAACTGACCGGCAACGTCGAGCGTTTTGACATCAAAGTCAACGTGCACGGCGGCGGCGAGTCCGGCCAGGCAGGTGCTGTGCGTCACGGCATCACCCGCGCCCTGATCGACTACGATGCAGCGCTGAAGGGCGATCTGGCACGCGCCGGCTTCGTGACCCGCGATGCACGTGAAGTTGAACGTAAAAAAGTTGGTCTGCGCAAAGCACGTCGCGCAAAGCAATTCTCGAAGCGTTAA
- the rplM gene encoding 50S ribosomal protein L13 gives MKTFSAKGHEVQRDWFVIDATDKVLGRVASEVALRLRGKHKPEFTPHVDTGDFIVIINAGKLRVTGTKATEKTYYRHSGYPGGIYETNFLKMQQRFPGRALEKAVKGMLPKGPLGYAMIKKLKVYAEGSHPHAAQQPKALEI, from the coding sequence ATGAAAACTTTTTCCGCTAAGGGCCATGAAGTCCAGCGCGATTGGTTCGTGATTGACGCGACGGACAAAGTCCTCGGACGTGTTGCCAGCGAAGTGGCACTCCGACTGCGCGGCAAACACAAGCCAGAATTTACTCCTCACGTCGATACCGGCGATTTCATCGTCATCATCAACGCAGGCAAACTGCGCGTGACCGGCACCAAAGCCACCGAGAAGACCTACTACCGTCACTCGGGCTACCCAGGCGGCATCTACGAGACCAACTTCCTGAAAATGCAACAGCGTTTCCCAGGCCGTGCTCTGGAAAAAGCCGTCAAGGGTATGTTGCCGAAGGGCCCACTGGGCTACGCAATGATCAAGAAGCTGAAAGTGTACGCTGAAGGTTCGCACCCGCACGCTGCCCAGCAACCTAAAGCACTCGAAATCTAA
- a CDS encoding OsmC family protein yields the protein MECKVSWNGPSGMSFLAQTGSGHLVNMDGAPEGGGHNLAPRPMEMVLLGTGGCTAYDVVLILKRGRADIRGCECTLKADRADVDPKVFTKINFHFVVTGKGLKPEAVERAISLSHDKYCSASIMLGKMAEITHTFEIVEAP from the coding sequence ATGGAATGCAAAGTCAGCTGGAACGGCCCGTCGGGCATGAGTTTTTTGGCCCAGACCGGCTCCGGTCACCTGGTCAACATGGACGGCGCGCCCGAAGGCGGCGGTCACAACCTGGCGCCGCGTCCGATGGAAATGGTGCTGCTCGGCACCGGCGGTTGCACGGCGTATGACGTGGTACTGATTTTGAAGAGGGGCCGCGCGGACATCCGCGGCTGCGAATGCACCCTGAAGGCGGATCGCGCCGACGTCGATCCGAAGGTGTTTACCAAGATTAATTTCCACTTTGTCGTCACCGGCAAAGGGTTGAAGCCGGAGGCGGTGGAGCGCGCGATTTCCCTGTCGCATGACAAGTATTGTTCGGCGTCGATCATGCTGGGCAAGATGGCCGAGATCACGCATACCTTCGAGATCGTCGAGGCGCCCTGA
- a CDS encoding TetR/AcrR family transcriptional regulator has product MTLKQAEMSPAATRMPETVDQSVVVPQRDTGGRPRDNTRDEAILEAAIAILAEAGYERMTMDMVAVRAKAGKATVYRRWPSKAEMVLEAVARMKRGAVDIENLPDTGSLRGDLLALFQPQSVEDTEQKLRAMAGMAAMLSQHPALAEAGHDAVVAPWVAANRVLIQRSMLRGEAAQDSRLDTVAQIIPSMAAYRTLVQRRPFELSFLTEVIDAILLPALRIG; this is encoded by the coding sequence ATGACTTTGAAACAAGCGGAAATGTCGCCGGCGGCGACGCGCATGCCGGAAACGGTCGATCAATCGGTGGTTGTGCCCCAGCGCGACACTGGCGGGCGGCCGCGTGACAATACGCGGGACGAAGCGATTCTCGAGGCGGCGATTGCGATCCTCGCCGAGGCGGGTTATGAACGAATGACCATGGACATGGTCGCCGTCCGCGCCAAGGCGGGCAAGGCGACGGTATATCGGCGCTGGCCGTCAAAGGCGGAAATGGTGCTGGAGGCGGTGGCGCGCATGAAGCGCGGCGCGGTCGATATCGAGAATCTGCCCGATACCGGTAGCTTGCGCGGTGATTTACTGGCGCTGTTCCAGCCGCAGTCGGTGGAAGACACCGAACAAAAATTGCGTGCCATGGCGGGCATGGCCGCGATGCTGTCGCAGCATCCTGCGCTGGCCGAAGCAGGGCACGATGCGGTGGTGGCGCCGTGGGTGGCAGCCAACCGGGTTTTGATTCAGCGGTCGATGCTGCGGGGCGAGGCCGCCCAAGACAGCCGGCTCGACACTGTTGCGCAGATCATTCCGTCGATGGCCGCTTACCGGACGTTGGTGCAGCGGCGGCCGTTCGAATTGTCTTTTTTGACTGAAGTTATCGACGCAATATTGCTACCCGCGCTACGGATCGGCTGA
- a CDS encoding aldo/keto reductase, whose amino-acid sequence MRYQVLGRTGLFVSELCLGTMTFGQAGGQYAAASGVDQQEADAIIGRGFDAGINFIDTANVYAHGQSEEMVGRSLKNLGIARNDVVLATKFAHATGSGVNEGGGSRVHIIEAVKASLKRLGTDHIDLYQMHGFDPATPLEETLRALDDLVRQGLVRYVGVSNWAAWQVSRALGAADRLQLSRFQSYQSYYSLVGRDAERDIVPMLEAEGLGMLVYSPLAGGYLTGKYRDGATAGRRATVQFPPVDEQRGARLLPVIDSIAKNQGISMEAVALAWLRHQPVVTSITLGVKTVPQLEANLAAVDVTLRADELEALTQACAPAPEYPGWMIANDAAARKNLMATGRLAASETTRGQGTNGAPARASTTGAA is encoded by the coding sequence ATGCGCTACCAGGTTTTAGGCCGGACCGGCCTCTTCGTATCCGAACTGTGCCTTGGCACCATGACGTTCGGCCAAGCCGGCGGGCAATACGCAGCCGCCAGTGGCGTGGACCAGCAAGAGGCCGACGCCATCATTGGACGGGGATTCGACGCCGGCATCAATTTCATCGACACCGCCAACGTCTACGCGCACGGCCAGTCCGAAGAAATGGTCGGGCGCTCCTTGAAGAACCTGGGCATTGCGCGCAACGACGTGGTCCTGGCGACAAAATTCGCGCATGCGACTGGCAGTGGCGTCAATGAAGGCGGCGGTTCCCGCGTACACATCATCGAAGCCGTCAAAGCCAGCCTGAAGCGTCTCGGCACCGATCACATCGATCTGTACCAAATGCACGGATTCGATCCCGCTACGCCGCTGGAAGAAACTTTGCGGGCACTTGACGACTTGGTGCGGCAAGGCCTCGTGCGCTACGTGGGGGTCTCGAACTGGGCGGCGTGGCAGGTCAGCCGGGCGCTGGGCGCTGCCGACCGGCTCCAGCTGTCGCGTTTCCAGTCGTATCAGTCGTACTACTCGCTGGTCGGACGCGACGCCGAACGGGACATCGTCCCCATGCTGGAGGCCGAAGGATTGGGGATGCTGGTGTACAGCCCGCTCGCGGGCGGTTACCTGACTGGAAAATACCGTGACGGCGCCACTGCCGGCCGCCGCGCCACGGTGCAGTTCCCGCCGGTCGACGAGCAGCGCGGCGCGCGCCTGCTGCCGGTAATTGACAGCATCGCCAAAAATCAGGGCATCTCGATGGAGGCGGTGGCGCTGGCCTGGCTGCGCCACCAACCGGTGGTCACGAGCATCACGCTTGGCGTCAAGACCGTGCCTCAGCTTGAGGCCAACTTGGCGGCAGTCGATGTCACGCTGCGCGCCGATGAATTGGAAGCATTGACACAAGCTTGCGCGCCAGCGCCGGAATACCCCGGCTGGATGATTGCCAACGACGCCGCCGCCCGAAAAAACTTAATGGCAACGGGGCGTCTCGCGGCGTCCGAAACTACGCGCGGCCAAGGTACAAATGGCGCCCCGGCGCGCGCATCGACGACAGGCGCGGCCTGA
- a CDS encoding metallophosphoesterase: MFHLAFAIPGLLVICRTIWPMPWAMSAKIAAAILILLLSQYHLYSRISSGSVFSAEMPRGAIIGFNWAFSAILILALLQILIDMAALLVLLANGKPEAPSAGVRYAISVLSFVLAAIGVQAAIRVPPLRDVKIEIPNLPPAFEGYTIVQLTDMHISRLFPAAWTSAVVRDTNVLQPDLIVITGDLIDGTIAQREADVAPLRGLRAADGVFAIPGNHEYFFDPAAWMRQFATLGMTTLENSHTVIERRDGSLVLAGMTDLSASETGFPVPDLERALAGAPPAVPIILLDHQPKNARVAAARGVALQLSGHTHGGLVVGLERIFALANGGFVSGKYDVDAMTLYVNNGTALWGGLALRLGKPSELTRVTLTRKLKE, encoded by the coding sequence ATGTTCCATCTCGCCTTCGCGATTCCGGGTCTACTCGTCATCTGCCGCACCATCTGGCCGATGCCATGGGCAATGAGCGCCAAGATCGCTGCGGCGATTCTGATTCTCCTTCTGTCGCAGTACCATCTGTATAGCCGCATCTCATCGGGAAGCGTGTTCTCCGCGGAAATGCCGCGCGGCGCGATCATCGGCTTTAACTGGGCGTTCAGCGCCATCCTCATCCTGGCGCTGCTGCAGATATTAATCGATATGGCCGCGCTCTTGGTGCTGCTCGCGAACGGCAAGCCGGAGGCGCCGTCCGCAGGCGTGCGCTACGCGATCAGCGTTCTGTCCTTCGTGTTGGCAGCCATTGGCGTGCAAGCGGCCATCCGCGTACCGCCGTTGCGTGATGTCAAGATCGAAATCCCCAACCTTCCGCCGGCGTTTGAAGGCTACACGATCGTGCAATTGACCGACATGCACATCAGCCGCTTGTTCCCGGCGGCCTGGACGAGCGCCGTCGTGCGCGACACCAATGTGCTTCAGCCTGACCTGATCGTAATCACCGGTGATCTGATCGACGGCACGATCGCGCAGCGCGAAGCGGACGTCGCACCTTTGCGCGGTCTGCGCGCTGCCGACGGCGTGTTCGCCATTCCAGGCAATCACGAATACTTCTTCGATCCCGCCGCCTGGATGCGGCAATTCGCGACGTTGGGCATGACGACGCTTGAGAACAGCCATACGGTGATCGAGCGGCGGGACGGCAGCCTGGTGTTGGCAGGCATGACCGACCTGTCGGCAAGCGAGACCGGCTTTCCCGTGCCGGACCTGGAGCGAGCCTTGGCTGGAGCACCGCCGGCGGTCCCGATCATCCTGCTCGACCATCAACCGAAGAACGCGCGGGTTGCGGCCGCGCGCGGGGTGGCGCTGCAATTGTCAGGCCACACTCACGGCGGGCTGGTGGTGGGACTGGAGCGTATCTTTGCGCTGGCCAACGGAGGTTTCGTTTCGGGGAAATACGACGTTGACGCAATGACGCTGTACGTCAACAACGGCACCGCGCTGTGGGGCGGGTTGGCGCTGCGGCTGGGAAAACCCTCCGAACTCACGCGCGTGACATTGACAAGAAAACTGAAGGAATAA
- the coq7 gene encoding 2-polyprenyl-3-methyl-6-methoxy-1,4-benzoquinone monooxygenase, translating into MAAYHHTPLDRFIADADKALRVIAGVASASRPNPGLRSDDGQLSEAEQRHSAGLMRVNHVGEVCAQALYNSQGRFAKTADMRAQFEQAGREEEDHLAWTAQRLNELGSHTSVLNPLFYAGAYALGTVAAVLGDARSLGFVVETERQVEAHLASHLDKLPPQDAKSRAIVEQMRIDEIEHGAAAQALGAAQTPAPVQAVMSVMGKIMTSTAYYL; encoded by the coding sequence ATGGCCGCCTACCACCACACCCCTCTGGACCGTTTTATCGCCGACGCCGACAAGGCGCTGCGCGTGATCGCCGGCGTCGCCTCGGCGTCGCGGCCGAATCCCGGCCTGCGCTCCGACGACGGCCAGTTGAGCGAGGCGGAACAGCGCCATAGCGCCGGCCTGATGCGCGTCAACCACGTGGGCGAGGTCTGCGCGCAGGCGCTGTACAACTCGCAGGGCCGCTTCGCCAAGACGGCGGACATGCGCGCCCAGTTCGAGCAGGCGGGCAGGGAAGAGGAAGACCATCTGGCGTGGACCGCGCAGCGCTTGAACGAGCTGGGCTCGCACACCAGCGTGTTGAATCCGCTGTTCTACGCCGGCGCGTACGCGCTCGGCACGGTGGCTGCGGTGCTGGGCGACGCCCGCAGCCTGGGTTTTGTGGTCGAGACCGAGCGCCAGGTGGAGGCGCACCTGGCCAGCCATCTGGACAAGCTGCCGCCGCAGGACGCCAAGTCGCGCGCGATCGTCGAGCAGATGCGCATCGACGAGATCGAACACGGCGCCGCCGCGCAGGCGCTGGGCGCGGCGCAAACGCCGGCCCCGGTGCAGGCGGTGATGTCGGTGATGGGCAAGATCATGACCAGCACCGCGTATTACCTCTAG
- a CDS encoding ATP-binding cassette domain-containing protein translates to MIEVKGLAKRFRLPSRAGKTTAALDPRDHDGWFHAVRDVSFSCAPGEVLGLLGPNGAGKTTTLRLLSTALKPDAGSIHANGVDLLHNPLVARQHIGFLSGSTGLYGRLTARENVEYFGRLHGMRADHLKRRCDELFDLLQMHEYGNKRADQLSTGMKQKCSIARTVVHEPKIVILDEPTTGLDVMAAKVLLDFIASYKALRVPLIFSTHHLHEVEKLCDRVCIINHGKTAFHGSVDALRALGGSADLYDAFVGVINRGD, encoded by the coding sequence ATGATCGAGGTAAAAGGGCTGGCTAAACGCTTCCGCTTGCCTTCGCGCGCCGGCAAGACCACAGCGGCGCTCGATCCGCGCGATCACGACGGCTGGTTCCACGCCGTGCGCGACGTCAGCTTCAGCTGCGCGCCCGGCGAGGTGCTGGGCCTGCTCGGTCCCAACGGCGCGGGCAAGACCACCACCTTGCGCCTGCTGTCGACCGCGCTCAAGCCGGACGCCGGCAGCATCCACGCCAACGGCGTCGACCTGCTGCATAATCCGCTCGTGGCGCGCCAGCACATCGGTTTCCTGTCCGGCAGCACCGGCCTGTACGGGCGCCTGACCGCGCGCGAGAACGTCGAATACTTCGGCCGCCTGCATGGTATGCGCGCCGATCACCTGAAGCGCCGCTGCGACGAGCTGTTTGATCTGCTGCAAATGCACGAGTACGGCAACAAGCGCGCCGACCAGCTCTCCACCGGCATGAAGCAGAAATGCTCGATCGCCCGCACCGTCGTGCACGAGCCCAAGATCGTCATCCTCGACGAACCGACCACCGGCCTCGACGTGATGGCCGCCAAGGTCCTGCTCGACTTCATCGCCAGCTACAAGGCGCTGCGGGTGCCGCTGATCTTTTCCACCCACCACCTGCACGAGGTGGAAAAGCTGTGCGACCGGGTCTGCATCATCAACCACGGCAAGACCGCCTTCCACGGCAGCGTCGACGCCTTGCGCGCCTTGGGCGGCAGCGCCGATTTGTACGACGCGTTCGTCGGCGTCATCAACCGGGGAGACTGA
- a CDS encoding ABC transporter permease: protein MWTIYLKELLELVRDRKTFFFTIFVPVIAMPLIFVGFGMLSTTMFKQASQAQMTYAIFGKEHAPQLAARFAEEKSLREVVLSGPDEIKRAIGDDRIKFALVIPADLESTLAKHQQGVIALHYNSASAVDMTRKRVTAVLGNHNNAVRELALPALNLNKDQLRFALDPIKLEDHSTADKREQTGAMIGGLVPYILLMVCLVSAMYPAIDTGAGEKERGTMETLLLAPVSRTSIVLAKFLMLFTVGLTSALLMIASLGGLLIFGESLMSGDVAQMARSIGLFDLAMVALMLVPTAAMFAAILLSISVYAKSYKEASGLISPLMIVTILPTLAALLPGVEMNWKWAMVPLTNVSLAMKELVKGTMDYSMLSVIMLSTTVTAGALLMLCRWWFSREAVLFRN, encoded by the coding sequence ATGTGGACCATTTATCTGAAAGAATTGCTGGAACTGGTGCGCGACCGCAAGACGTTCTTCTTCACCATCTTCGTGCCGGTCATCGCGATGCCGCTGATTTTTGTTGGCTTCGGCATGCTGTCGACAACGATGTTCAAGCAGGCCAGCCAGGCGCAAATGACTTACGCCATCTTCGGCAAGGAGCACGCGCCGCAACTGGCCGCCCGCTTCGCCGAAGAGAAAAGCCTGCGCGAGGTCGTGCTCTCCGGTCCCGACGAGATCAAGCGCGCCATCGGCGACGACCGCATCAAGTTCGCGCTGGTGATACCGGCCGACCTGGAAAGCACCCTGGCGAAGCACCAGCAAGGCGTGATCGCGCTGCACTACAACAGCGCCTCGGCGGTGGACATGACGCGCAAGCGCGTGACGGCGGTGCTGGGCAACCACAACAACGCGGTGCGCGAGCTGGCGCTGCCGGCCCTCAACCTCAACAAGGACCAGTTGCGCTTCGCGCTCGATCCGATCAAGCTCGAGGACCACTCGACCGCCGACAAGCGCGAGCAGACCGGCGCCATGATCGGCGGCCTGGTGCCCTACATCCTGTTGATGGTGTGCCTGGTGTCGGCGATGTATCCGGCCATCGACACCGGTGCCGGCGAGAAGGAACGCGGCACCATGGAAACCCTGCTGCTGGCGCCGGTCTCGCGCACCAGCATCGTGCTGGCGAAGTTCCTGATGCTGTTCACGGTCGGCCTGACCTCGGCGCTGCTGATGATCGCCAGCCTGGGAGGACTGCTGATCTTCGGCGAGTCGCTGATGAGCGGCGATGTGGCGCAGATGGCGCGCTCGATCGGCCTGTTCGACCTGGCCATGGTGGCGCTGATGCTGGTGCCGACGGCGGCCATGTTCGCCGCCATCCTGCTGTCGATCTCGGTGTACGCGAAAAGCTACAAGGAGGCTTCCGGCCTGATCTCGCCGCTGATGATCGTCACCATCCTGCCGACGTTGGCGGCGCTGCTGCCGGGTGTGGAAATGAACTGGAAGTGGGCCATGGTGCCGTTGACCAATGTCTCGCTAGCAATGAAGGAGCTGGTCAAAGGCACCATGGACTACAGCATGCTGTCGGTGATCATGTTGTCGACAACGGTGACGGCCGGCGCCCTGCTCATGCTGTGCCGCTGGTGGTTCAGCCGCGAGGCGGTGCTGTTCAGAAATTGA
- a CDS encoding ABC transporter ATP-binding protein: MELRISNLSKTYGNGVVALDNISLTIPTGMFGLLGPNGAGKSTLMRTLATLQECDSGSVFLDDIDVLDEKDEVRRLLGYLPQDFGVYPKVTAYELLDHFAELKGLSNRNRRREVVDGLLQQTNLFDVRHQRLGGFSGGMRQRFGIAQALLGDPKLIIVDEPTAGLDPQERVRFHNLLSDIGEDKTVILSTHIVSDVADLCANMAIINKGHLLLCGPTQELIHEVSDKIWARFIDKRDLQSFQLRHPVISSRLLSGRTLIHVYSENDPGDGFEEAIGDLEDVYFATIAGRHQAAATCD, from the coding sequence ATGGAATTACGCATCAGCAACTTGTCTAAGACCTACGGCAATGGCGTCGTGGCGTTGGACAATATTTCGCTCACCATCCCTACCGGGATGTTCGGCTTGCTCGGCCCCAACGGCGCCGGCAAATCGACTCTGATGCGGACCTTGGCGACGTTGCAGGAATGCGATTCCGGTTCGGTGTTCCTCGACGACATCGACGTGCTCGACGAAAAAGACGAAGTGCGCCGCCTGCTCGGCTACCTGCCGCAGGATTTCGGCGTCTACCCGAAGGTGACGGCCTACGAACTGCTCGACCATTTCGCCGAGCTCAAAGGCTTGTCGAACCGCAACCGCCGGCGCGAGGTGGTCGACGGCCTGCTGCAGCAAACCAATCTGTTCGACGTGCGACACCAGCGCCTGGGGGGCTTTTCCGGCGGCATGCGCCAGCGCTTCGGCATCGCCCAGGCGCTGCTGGGCGACCCGAAATTGATCATCGTCGACGAGCCCACCGCCGGCCTCGACCCGCAAGAGCGGGTGCGCTTCCACAACCTGCTGTCGGATATCGGCGAGGACAAGACCGTCATCCTGTCGACCCACATCGTCAGCGACGTTGCCGACCTGTGCGCCAACATGGCGATCATCAACAAGGGCCACCTGCTGCTGTGCGGCCCGACCCAGGAGCTGATCCACGAGGTCAGCGACAAGATCTGGGCCCGCTTCATCGACAAGCGCGACCTGCAATCGTTCCAGCTGCGCCACCCGGTCATCTCGTCGCGCCTGCTGTCGGGCCGCACCCTGATCCACGTCTACAGCGAGAACGACCCCGGCGACGGTTTCGAGGAAGCCATCGGCGACCTCGAGGATGTCTACTTCGCCACCATCGCCGGCCGCCACCAGGCCGCCGCCACCTGCGACTAA